A genome region from Arcobacter sp. LA11 includes the following:
- a CDS encoding tetratricopeptide repeat protein, with product MTKNSIKELFSKAHELYNKKDFEKAKEVYEEILSFDRKNVEALVNLGVILKALGDRQTAYQNYVKAINLNPKYIFAYNNLGNLLKDTGNYKAAIQVYSDAIKIEPKNFHAYNSLGMVYEKLKDNNKAILSYKEAVRVNPNFAKAVNNIGVILYKQKKYEESIGIFKIALKIDPKYYELYSNIGACFNKLKKYDEAIDALNIAIEKNPKNGGAYTNLGNVYNKLYEYKKAAKLHEKSIELEPNGSNAYSNVGTSYKYLGQVKKSIDSYKKAIELDPNFVNAHFDLSTMYLAKGDYKNGWEEYEWRFKKEEMIPHIIKNKDIFSKPMFSGTEDVKDKTIILHSEQGFGDSIQFIRFLPKFKEKFPCKIAVKCRDELKELFKFIEEIDVLTHRNEATPEFDYHLPIMSMPKLLNMKTNKDLPKQNPYLFALKDKELEVKKEKGKINIGICWSASITGESYDGKVFDLKYFEPIINSNKINVYTLQVGPENEDIKKLGFEDKIIDVTDKLTDFSKTASLMKELDLVISSDTSVAHLAGALDVPVWIPLQKVPDWRWGNRGETTPWYPSAKLFRQKTSRVWDSVFQSIYDKLFSNFKIKIK from the coding sequence ATGACGAAAAATAGTATAAAAGAGTTATTCTCAAAAGCACATGAGTTATATAATAAAAAAGATTTTGAAAAAGCAAAAGAAGTATATGAAGAAATTTTAAGTTTTGATAGAAAAAATGTTGAAGCTTTAGTAAACTTAGGTGTTATATTAAAAGCTTTAGGCGACAGGCAAACTGCATATCAAAATTATGTAAAAGCAATAAATTTAAATCCAAAATATATATTTGCATATAATAACTTAGGAAACTTATTAAAAGATACTGGTAATTATAAAGCAGCTATTCAAGTTTATAGTGATGCAATAAAAATAGAACCAAAAAACTTTCATGCCTACAATAGTTTAGGTATGGTATATGAAAAACTAAAAGATAATAATAAAGCAATACTATCTTATAAAGAAGCAGTAAGAGTAAATCCAAATTTTGCAAAGGCAGTGAATAATATAGGTGTTATTTTATATAAACAAAAAAAATATGAAGAATCAATTGGAATATTTAAAATAGCACTTAAAATTGACCCTAAATACTATGAATTGTATAGTAATATTGGAGCTTGTTTTAATAAATTAAAAAAATATGATGAAGCAATTGATGCTTTAAATATAGCTATTGAGAAAAATCCTAAAAATGGTGGTGCCTATACAAATTTAGGTAATGTTTATAATAAACTTTATGAATATAAAAAAGCTGCAAAACTGCATGAAAAATCTATAGAGTTAGAACCAAATGGTTCAAATGCTTACAGTAATGTAGGAACTTCATATAAATATCTAGGACAAGTAAAAAAATCAATAGATTCATATAAAAAAGCCATAGAATTAGACCCAAATTTTGTAAATGCACACTTTGACTTATCTACAATGTATTTAGCAAAGGGTGATTATAAAAATGGTTGGGAAGAGTATGAGTGGAGATTTAAAAAAGAGGAGATGATTCCTCATATTATTAAAAATAAAGATATTTTCTCAAAACCTATGTTTTCAGGAACTGAAGATGTAAAAGATAAAACTATTATTCTTCACTCTGAACAAGGATTTGGAGATTCTATTCAGTTTATAAGATTTCTACCTAAATTTAAAGAAAAGTTTCCTTGTAAAATAGCAGTAAAATGTAGAGATGAATTAAAAGAACTTTTTAAATTTATTGAAGAAATTGATGTCTTAACACATAGAAATGAAGCAACACCAGAATTTGATTATCATTTACCAATCATGAGTATGCCAAAACTTTTAAATATGAAAACAAATAAAGATTTACCAAAACAAAATCCTTATCTTTTTGCTTTAAAAGATAAAGAGCTTGAAGTAAAAAAAGAAAAAGGAAAAATTAATATTGGAATTTGTTGGAGTGCCTCAATAACAGGTGAAAGCTATGATGGGAAAGTATTTGATTTGAAATATTTTGAACCAATTATAAATAGTAATAAAATAAATGTATACACTTTACAAGTTGGACCAGAAAATGAAGATATTAAAAAACTTGGATTTGAAGATAAAATAATAGATGTAACTGATAAATTAACAGATTTTTCAAAAACAGCAAGTTTGATGAAAGAGTTAGATTTAGTTATCTCTTCTGATACTTCAGTTGCACACTTAGCTGGCGCATTAGATGTTCCTGTATGGATTCCTTTACAGAAAGTACCTGATTGGAGATGGGGAAACAGAGGTGAAACAACACCTTGGTATCCTAGTGCAAAACTATTTAGACAAAAAACTTCAAGAGTCTGGGATAGCGTATTTCAGTCTATTTATGATAAACTTTTTAGTAATTTTAAAATAAAAATAAAATAG
- a CDS encoding FkbM family methyltransferase — MNKNFNKLVEAKNGLCLYNINDQYIGHSIEKYGEFSELEVELFKQICRDNDTVVEVGANIGTHTQVFSKLVGEKGKVLAFEPQRIVFQTLNANIALNSMTNVFTYQNALGSKSSTLFIPPINYEKSGNFGGISIDKFKDGEPIKQLKLDSFIDEVKNLKLIKIDVEGMESDVIKGSKKTIEKFKPFLYVENDRQEKSKELIELIQSLDYKIYWHLPRLFNEDNYFKNKTNIFGNIVSVNMLCIHNNIDIKVNKMIEVTDSNYHPMKRDKNDEK; from the coding sequence GTGAATAAAAATTTTAATAAATTAGTAGAGGCCAAAAATGGTCTTTGCCTTTACAATATAAATGATCAATATATTGGTCATTCTATAGAAAAGTATGGTGAGTTTTCAGAACTTGAAGTTGAATTATTTAAACAAATTTGTAGAGATAATGATACTGTAGTTGAAGTTGGAGCAAATATAGGAACTCATACTCAAGTGTTTTCTAAACTTGTAGGAGAAAAAGGAAAAGTATTAGCTTTTGAACCTCAAAGAATTGTTTTTCAAACTCTTAATGCAAATATTGCATTGAATTCTATGACTAATGTATTTACATATCAAAATGCTTTAGGTAGTAAAAGTAGTACTCTTTTTATCCCACCTATTAATTATGAAAAAAGTGGAAACTTCGGTGGAATAAGTATTGATAAGTTTAAAGATGGTGAGCCAATAAAACAATTAAAACTAGATAGTTTTATAGATGAAGTTAAAAACTTGAAGTTAATAAAAATTGATGTTGAAGGTATGGAAAGTGATGTTATAAAAGGCTCAAAAAAAACTATTGAAAAATTTAAACCTTTTTTATATGTAGAAAATGATAGACAAGAGAAATCAAAAGAGCTAATTGAATTAATTCAATCTTTAGATTATAAGATATATTGGCATCTACCAAGACTTTTTAATGAAGATAATTATTTTAAAAATAAAACAAATATATTTGGAAATATAGTATCGGTAAATATGCTTTGCATACATAATAATATAGATATTAAAGTTAATAAAATGATAGAAGTTACAGATTCAAATTACCATCCAATGAAGAGAGATAAAAATGACGAAAAATAG